In Pseudomonas coleopterorum, the genomic window GGATAGGCGGGGCTTGGACCGCCTTGCAGAATACGTCGCGCACCAGCCTGCGGATCGGGCGCGTAACCTCGGGCACTGTCGCCACGGGTGACGATCAGCTTGAGCACGCCCTTGTCCAGCGCTGCGGCATAGCGGACAACTTCGTCGCGCAGCACATCCGAGTCGATCAGGATGGCCAGACGCTGGCAGCCCAGCGCAACGCGCGTCAGATGACGCTCGAGAAGTACCGCCTGGCCACCACGCACGGCGACGGTTTCGAAGACACCGTCACCGTAGGCCAGACCCCGACTCTTCAGGCCCAGCGCATCGCATGGCTGCCCGTCGAGCCAGGCCTGCATCAACCGGCGAAGCGCCGGAAGACCAGCGAACCGTTGGTGCCACCGAACCCGAACGAGTTGCTCAGCACCACATCGATCGGCATGCTGCGTGCGGCATGGGGCACGAAGTCCAGATCGCAGCCTTCGTCAGGCTCATCCAGGTTGATGGTGGGCGGCGCCATCTGGCTGTTGATCGCCAGCACACTGAAAATCGCCTCGACCGCACCTGCGGCGCCGAGCAGGTGCCCGGTCATCGACTTGGTGGAGCTGACTGCGAGCTTGTAGGCATGCTCACCGAACACGGTCTTGATGGCACTGACTTCGGCCAGGTCGCCCGCCGAGGTCGAGGTGCCATGGGCGTTGATGTACTGCACTTGATCAGGCGTGACGCCAGCATCGCGCAGGGCATTGGCCATGCAGCGCGCCGCGCCGGCGCCGTCTTCGGGCGGCGAGGTCATGTGGAACGCATCGCCGCTGGTGCCGAAACCGATCAGTTCGGCATAAATGGTGGCACCACGCGCCTGAGCATGTTCGAGCTCTTCGAGTACCAGGGCGCCAGCGCCGTCGGACAGCACGAAACCGTCACGGCCCTTGTCCCACGGACGACTGGCACGGGTTGGCTCGTCGTTACGCGTGGACAACGCACGGGCCGCGCCGAAACCGCCCATGCCCAAGCCGCACGCGGCCATTTCAGCACCGCCGGCGATCATCACGTCGGCTTCGCCATACGCGATGTTGCGCGCGGCCATGCCGATGCAATGGGTACCGGTGGTGCAGGCCGTAGCGATCGCGTAATTGGGTCCCTGAGCGCCGAGGTGGATCGACAGGAAACCGGAAATCATGTTGATGATCGAGCCAGGCACGAAGAAGGGCGATATCCGCCGCGGTCCGCTGTCATGCATGATCTTGCAGGTTTCTTCGATATTGGTCAGGCCACCAATACCCGAACCCATGGCCACGCCGATACGCTCGCGATTGGCGTCGGTGACTTCGAGACCGGCGTTGCGTACCGCCTGGAAACCCGCCGCCAGGCCGTATTGAATGAACAAGTCGAGCTTGCGTGCCTCCTTGACCGAGAGGTATTGCTCGACCTCGAACCCCTTCACCGAGCCGCCGAAACGGGTCGAATAGGCCGATAGATCCGTATGCTCGATAGGACCTATGCCACTGCGGCCGGCCAGGATGCCCTGCCAACTGCTCGGCACGTCGGTGCCCAGCGGTGACAGCATGCCCATACCTGTGACCACGACGCGTCTACGCGACACAGCACTCTCCTTATTCTGGAAACATCAACGCGCGGCCGTCTAAAGAAAAAACCGCACGCCAACGAAGGCAGTGCGGTTTTTCCATGACAAGCAACGGCGATTACAAAACGTTACGCCTGGTGGGCAGTGACGTAATCGATGGCAGCTTGAACGGTGGTGATTTTCTCGGCTTCTTCGTCAGGAATCTCGGTTTCGAATTCCTCTTCCAGAGCCATCACCAGCTCAACGGTGTCCAGGGAATCGGCACCCAGATCTTCAACGAAGGAAGAAGAGTTGGTGACCTCCTCCGCTTTGACGCCCAGTTGCTCGGCGACGATCTTCTTGACGCGTTCTTCGATGGTGCTCATACCTTGTTTTCACTCCTAATGGACATATGTCAGGCGGCTGGCCGGTACGTAAGTTTATAGAAGAAGCTCGGCTTTTCAAACTGAAAGCGTCACTGCGACCCTACGCGAGCCCGCCACCTAGAATTCGGATGCAGCTTTATAACGGATTTTGGATGCCGGGTAAGACATTTTTTTGAAGCCATCCGTCACAATTTTCGTTACATGTACATGCCGCCGTTCACCGGAATTGTAGCGCCGGTCACGTAGGCTGCACCGTCGGAAGCCAGAAAACCGACCACTTTGGCGATTTCGTCGGCCTGCCCCAAACGACCCAGCGGAATCTGCACCTGCAGGGATTCACGCTGCGCTTCAGGCAGCTCGCGGGTCATGTCGGTGTCGATGAAGCCAGGCGCCACCGAGTTCACGGTGATCGCGCGCGAACCCACTTCACGGGCCAGGGCACGGCTGAAGCCTTCGAGACCGGCCTTGGCTGCGGCGTAGTTTACTTGGCCGACGTTGCCCATTGCACCCACAACCGAGCCGATGCTGATGATCCGGCCCCAACGTGCCTTGGTCATGCCACGCAGTACGGCCTTGGACAGGCGGAACAAGCTGTTGAGGTTGGTATCGACCACATCATGCCATTCGTCGTCTTTCATGCGCAGCATCAGGTTGTCGCGGGTGATACCGGCGTTGTTGACCAGAATCGCCGGCGCGCCGAACTGCTCCTGAATCTTGGCCAGGGTGGCGGCCACCGATTCGTCGCTGCACACGTTGAGTTCCAGGCCGGTACCTTCGATACCATGCTCCTTGAGCGTGGCGGCAATGCGCGCGGCGCCGCTCTCGGAGGTGGCGGTACCGATGACGGTGGCGCCCATGCGACCCAGTTCCAGGGCGATCGCCTGGCCAATGCCACGGCTTGCGCCAGTGACCAGTGCAACTTTACCTTGCAGGCTCATGCAAGTTCTCCTTGATCAGGCTTGCGCCGCGCGAGCGGCGGCGAAAGCTTCGGGGGTGTTCAGGTTTTCGGTGCTCACGCCATCGGCGCAGCGCTTGTTCAGGCCGGCCAGGACCTTGCCCGGGCCGCACTCGACCAGACGTGGTGCGCCCTGGGCCGCCAGGTACTGCACGGTTTCGACCCAGCGCACCGGTTTGTACAGCTGCTCGAGCAGGTCGCGCTTGAGGGTTTCCAGATCGGCCGGTACGCCGGCACTGACGTTCTGTACGACCGGAATCTGCGGCGCCTGCCAGTCGATGGCGTTGACCGATTCGGCGAAACGCTCGGCAGCCGGCTTCATCAACGCACAGTGCGACGGCACGCTGACCGGCAATGGCATGGCGCGCTTGGCGCCCTTGGCCTTGCACAGTTCGATGGCACGGGCAACGGCCTGTGCGGCACCGGCAATCACTACCTGGCCCGGGGAATTGAAGTTGACTGCACTGACGACTTCACCCTGTGCGGCTTCGGCGCAGGCAGCCAGCACATCGGCGTCTTCCAGGCCGAGAATGGCCGCCATGGCGCCCTGCCCGGCCGGCACGGCTTCCTGCATCAGTTGGCCACGACGCTCCACCAGCTTGACCGCATCGGCCAGCGACAGGCAGCCAGCGGCAACCAGCGCGCTGTATTCGCCCAGGCTATGGCCGGCGACATAGGCCGGACGCTCGCCACCCTCGGCCAGCCACAGGCGCCACAGCGCGATGGAGGCAGCGAGAATCGCAGGTTGCGTCTTGTCGGTCTGGTTGAGGCTTTCGACCGGGCCTTGCTGGACCAGCGCCCAGAGGTCATAACCCAGGGCGTCGGACGCCTCCTTGAAGGTGTCCATCACCAGAGGGTACTGTGCGCCCAGTTCGGCCAGCATGCCGAGCGACTGGGAACCTTGCCCCGGGAAAACGAATGCGAGGGATGCAGACATTGAACAAGCCCTTGTGTGATCTTGTTGCCGAAAATTTCGACGCCGGAAGCGTACCCGGCGCGCTGAACTCAGAGTTGGATAACCTATGCCCGCCCGTGGTCACATTCAAGCACTGGGGGCCAGGCATGCCTAAAGCAGCATCTGCGCCAACCGCCCGTGCAGGCGCTGGGGCAGGTTTTCACGAATCTCGTCGCGTGCACGGTCTATCGCGCACTGCAAGCCTTCCACGCCTGCGGCGCCGTGGCTCTTCACCACGATACCCTGCAGGCCGAGGAAACTGGCGCCGTTGTAGCGCGCCGGCGCCAGATCGGCCTGCAAGCGCTTGAGCAGCGGCATGGCGAGGGCGCCCACGGCCCGCGCCATCAGGCTGCTCTGGAACAGCGCCTGAACGCGTTCGGCAAACATCCCGGCCAGACCCTCGTTGGACTTGAGCAGAATATTGCCAACGAAACCGTCGCACACCACCACATCGGCCTCGCCTCGGAACACCCCGTCGCCTTCGATGAAGCCGGTGTAGTTCAAGCCCTGCGCCTTGCGCAGCAGACTTGCCGCCAGCTTGACCTGCTGGTTGCCCTTGATGTCCTCGGTACCGACGTTGAGCAGCGCCACCCGTGGCCGTTCGACACCCAGCGCTTGAGCGGCCACCGACCCCATCACGGCGAACTGATACAGATGCTCGGCGCTGCAATCGACATTGGCGCCCAGGTCGAGCAGCTGGCAGTAGCCTCCCCGCGTGGGAATGGCGGCCATCATCGCGGGGCGGTCGATACCGGGCAGCGTCTTGAGCAGGTGCCTGGACAGCGCCATCAAGGCCCCGGTGTTGCCCGCGCTGACCACGGCCTGGACCTGCTCGTCGCGCAGCAACTGGAGCGCCACCCGCATCGAGGAATCGGGCTTGCCGCGCAACGCCTGTGACGGGCGCTCGTCCATGCCGACCACTTCGCTGGCGGCAGCGACGTGCAGGCGTGAGCGATCCACCGCCGGCTGGCTGGCAATCAGTTCTTCAAGGAGTTGAGGGTGACCGACGAGGGTCAGGTGCAGCGAGGGCGTAGCGGACAGGCAGGCAAGGCTGGCCTGAACAATGCTGCGGGGACCGAAGTCCCCGCCCATTGCATCAATCGCGACGGACTGAGCGGACAAGATTTACTCGTCAGCGCCCTTGTCGATCACTTTACGGCCACGGTATACGCCTTCAGGCGATACGTGGTGACGCAGGTGCACTTCACCGGTGGTCTTTTCGACCGACAGGGTGCTTGCCTCGAGTGCGTCGTGCGAACGGCGCATGTCACGGGCAGAGCGGGATTTTTTGTTCTGCTGAACAGCCATAATTGATTAACTCCTAAACGTTTGGGTCACGCTTTAA contains:
- the acpP gene encoding acyl carrier protein, whose product is MSTIEERVKKIVAEQLGVKAEEVTNSSSFVEDLGADSLDTVELVMALEEEFETEIPDEEAEKITTVQAAIDYVTAHQA
- the rpmF gene encoding 50S ribosomal protein L32, whose product is MAVQQNKKSRSARDMRRSHDALEASTLSVEKTTGEVHLRHHVSPEGVYRGRKVIDKGADE
- the plsX gene encoding phosphate acyltransferase PlsX; the encoded protein is MSAQSVAIDAMGGDFGPRSIVQASLACLSATPSLHLTLVGHPQLLEELIASQPAVDRSRLHVAAASEVVGMDERPSQALRGKPDSSMRVALQLLRDEQVQAVVSAGNTGALMALSRHLLKTLPGIDRPAMMAAIPTRGGYCQLLDLGANVDCSAEHLYQFAVMGSVAAQALGVERPRVALLNVGTEDIKGNQQVKLAASLLRKAQGLNYTGFIEGDGVFRGEADVVVCDGFVGNILLKSNEGLAGMFAERVQALFQSSLMARAVGALAMPLLKRLQADLAPARYNGASFLGLQGIVVKSHGAAGVEGLQCAIDRARDEIRENLPQRLHGRLAQMLL
- the fabF gene encoding beta-ketoacyl-ACP synthase II, with translation MSRRRVVVTGMGMLSPLGTDVPSSWQGILAGRSGIGPIEHTDLSAYSTRFGGSVKGFEVEQYLSVKEARKLDLFIQYGLAAGFQAVRNAGLEVTDANRERIGVAMGSGIGGLTNIEETCKIMHDSGPRRISPFFVPGSIINMISGFLSIHLGAQGPNYAIATACTTGTHCIGMAARNIAYGEADVMIAGGAEMAACGLGMGGFGAARALSTRNDEPTRASRPWDKGRDGFVLSDGAGALVLEELEHAQARGATIYAELIGFGTSGDAFHMTSPPEDGAGAARCMANALRDAGVTPDQVQYINAHGTSTSAGDLAEVSAIKTVFGEHAYKLAVSSTKSMTGHLLGAAGAVEAIFSVLAINSQMAPPTINLDEPDEGCDLDFVPHAARSMPIDVVLSNSFGFGGTNGSLVFRRFAG
- the fabD gene encoding ACP S-malonyltransferase; this translates as MSASLAFVFPGQGSQSLGMLAELGAQYPLVMDTFKEASDALGYDLWALVQQGPVESLNQTDKTQPAILAASIALWRLWLAEGGERPAYVAGHSLGEYSALVAAGCLSLADAVKLVERRGQLMQEAVPAGQGAMAAILGLEDADVLAACAEAAQGEVVSAVNFNSPGQVVIAGAAQAVARAIELCKAKGAKRAMPLPVSVPSHCALMKPAAERFAESVNAIDWQAPQIPVVQNVSAGVPADLETLKRDLLEQLYKPVRWVETVQYLAAQGAPRLVECGPGKVLAGLNKRCADGVSTENLNTPEAFAAARAAQA
- the fabG gene encoding 3-oxoacyl-ACP reductase FabG; translation: MSLQGKVALVTGASRGIGQAIALELGRMGATVIGTATSESGAARIAATLKEHGIEGTGLELNVCSDESVAATLAKIQEQFGAPAILVNNAGITRDNLMLRMKDDEWHDVVDTNLNSLFRLSKAVLRGMTKARWGRIISIGSVVGAMGNVGQVNYAAAKAGLEGFSRALAREVGSRAITVNSVAPGFIDTDMTRELPEAQRESLQVQIPLGRLGQADEIAKVVGFLASDGAAYVTGATIPVNGGMYM